One segment of Mycolicibacterium sp. YH-1 DNA contains the following:
- the egtC gene encoding ergothioneine biosynthesis protein EgtC — protein sequence MCRHLGWLGHSASVASLVLDQPYGLLVQSYSPRRQKNGLMNADGWGVGFFDHGTARRWRSAAPLWGDTSFASVAPALRSECIVAAVRSATVGMPIEASASAPFSDGAWLLSHNGVVDRSVLPASATAESTVDSALLAALIFERGLDSLGDTVVEVGAADPNARLNILAANGSRMLATTWGDTLSVLRRDDGVVLASEPYDDDPAWQEIPDRHLVDVVGSNIALSPLKGSS from the coding sequence ATGTGCCGTCACCTCGGTTGGCTCGGCCATTCCGCGTCCGTGGCGTCGCTGGTTCTCGATCAGCCGTACGGCCTTCTGGTGCAGTCGTATTCGCCACGTCGTCAGAAGAACGGCCTGATGAACGCCGACGGTTGGGGGGTGGGCTTCTTCGATCACGGAACGGCGCGCCGCTGGCGCAGTGCGGCACCGCTGTGGGGTGACACCTCGTTCGCGTCGGTTGCCCCGGCGCTGCGCAGCGAGTGCATCGTCGCCGCGGTTCGCTCGGCGACTGTCGGCATGCCCATCGAGGCGTCGGCGTCGGCCCCGTTCAGCGACGGCGCCTGGCTGCTGTCGCACAACGGCGTCGTCGACCGGTCAGTGCTGCCGGCCTCAGCCACCGCCGAGTCCACCGTCGACAGCGCTCTACTCGCCGCGCTGATCTTCGAGCGCGGTCTCGACTCGCTGGGCGACACCGTGGTCGAGGTCGGTGCCGCCGATCCCAATGCTCGACTGAATATATTGGCCGCCAACGGTTCCCGTATGCTGGCCACCACCTGGGGGGACACCCTGTCGGTGCTGCGGCGCGACGACGGAGTCGTGCTTGCCAGCGAACCCTACGATGACGACCCGGCGTGGCAGGAGATCCCGGACCGGCACCTCGTCGATGTCGTCGGGTCCAACATCGCGCTGAGTCCCTTGAAAGGATCGTCATGA
- a CDS encoding catalase → MTEKIATTDGGAAVPSVEHSLSVGPDGPILLQDHYLIEQMANFNRERIPERQPHAKGGGAFGTFEVTNDVSQYTKAAVFQPGTKTEMVARFSTVAGERGSPDTWRDPRGFALKFYTSEGNFDMVGNNTPVFFVRDPMKFQNFIRSQKRMAANNLRDHNMQWDFWTLSPESAHQVTYLMGDRGIPKSWRHMNGYSSHTYSWVNASGEMFWVKYHFKTDQGIDFLTQEDADRIAGEDGDYHQRDLYDSIEAGNHPTWTLKMQIMPFEDAKTYRFNPFDLTKIWPHADYPLIDVGTMKLDRNVVDYHAQIEQAAFEPNNIVPGTGLSPDKMLLARGFSYSDAHRARLGVNYKQIPVNEPKVEVNAYSKDGAMRIRNATDPVYAPNSMGGPVAEDPKRVAEAHWVSDGDMVRSAYTLRAEDDDWGQPGTLVRDVLDDAARDRLASNIIGHVLDGVKEPVLSRVFEYWRNVDADLGKKVEEGVRAGKG, encoded by the coding sequence ATGACCGAGAAGATCGCGACGACGGATGGTGGCGCCGCCGTACCCAGCGTCGAGCATTCGCTATCGGTCGGCCCGGACGGACCGATCCTGCTCCAGGACCACTACCTGATCGAGCAGATGGCCAACTTCAACCGGGAACGCATTCCGGAGCGTCAGCCTCACGCCAAGGGCGGCGGCGCGTTCGGCACGTTCGAGGTGACCAACGACGTCAGTCAGTACACCAAGGCCGCAGTGTTCCAACCCGGCACCAAGACCGAGATGGTCGCTCGGTTCTCCACCGTCGCCGGCGAGCGTGGCAGCCCAGACACGTGGCGCGATCCGCGCGGATTCGCGCTGAAGTTCTACACGTCCGAGGGCAACTTCGACATGGTCGGCAACAACACTCCGGTGTTCTTCGTGCGTGACCCGATGAAGTTCCAGAACTTCATCCGATCGCAGAAACGCATGGCCGCCAACAACCTTCGCGATCACAACATGCAGTGGGACTTCTGGACGCTGTCGCCGGAGTCGGCGCACCAGGTCACCTATCTGATGGGTGATCGCGGCATCCCGAAGAGCTGGCGGCATATGAACGGCTACTCCAGCCACACCTACAGCTGGGTCAACGCCAGCGGTGAGATGTTCTGGGTGAAATACCACTTCAAGACCGACCAGGGCATCGACTTCCTCACGCAGGAGGACGCGGACCGTATTGCCGGCGAGGACGGTGACTACCACCAGCGCGATCTGTACGACTCGATCGAGGCGGGAAACCACCCCACGTGGACGCTGAAGATGCAGATCATGCCGTTCGAGGACGCCAAGACCTACCGGTTCAACCCGTTCGACCTGACGAAGATCTGGCCGCACGCCGACTACCCGCTGATCGATGTCGGCACGATGAAGCTGGACCGCAACGTCGTCGACTATCACGCGCAGATCGAGCAGGCCGCCTTCGAGCCCAACAACATCGTGCCGGGCACCGGACTGAGCCCGGACAAGATGCTCCTGGCCCGTGGGTTCTCCTACTCCGACGCCCACCGCGCCCGACTCGGCGTCAACTACAAGCAGATTCCGGTCAACGAGCCCAAGGTTGAGGTGAACGCCTACTCCAAGGACGGGGCGATGCGGATTCGCAATGCCACCGACCCGGTCTACGCGCCGAATTCGATGGGCGGCCCCGTGGCGGAGGACCCGAAGCGCGTCGCCGAGGCGCACTGGGTGTCCGACGGGGACATGGTCCGATCGGCGTACACGCTGCGGGCCGAGGACGACGACTGGGGGCAGCCGGGCACGCTGGTCCGCGACGTCCTCGATGACGCCGCGCGCGATCGGTTGGCCAGCAACATCATCGGCCACGTGCTCGACGGCGTGAAGGAACCGGTGCTCTCGCGGGTCTTCGAGTATTGGCGAAACGTGGATGCTGACCTGGGGAAGAAGGTCGAAGAGGGAGTGCGCGCCGGTAAGGGCTAG
- a CDS encoding aspartate-semialdehyde dehydrogenase, translated as MVSIGVVGATGQVGQVMRKLLEERDFPSTSVRFFASARSQGKKLTFRGQEIEVEDAATADPSGLDIALFSAGATMSRVQAPRFAAAGAVVVDNSSAWRKDPDVPLVVSEVNFARDAATRPKGIIANPNCTTMAAMPVLKPLHDEAGLTRLIVSSYQAVSGTGLAGVEELATQARAVIDGVEELVHDGGALTYPAPVNYVAPIAFNVVPLAGSLVDDGSGETDEDQKLRNESRKILGIPDLLVSGTCVRVPVFTGHSLSINAEFARPISAARAREVLADAAGVKLVDVPTPLAAAGADDSLVGRIRQDEGVPGGRGLALFVSGDNLRKGAALNTIQIAELLAAQL; from the coding sequence ATGGTTTCGATCGGCGTAGTGGGTGCAACCGGCCAGGTCGGCCAGGTGATGCGAAAGCTGCTGGAGGAACGCGACTTTCCGTCGACCTCGGTGCGGTTCTTCGCTTCGGCGCGCTCGCAGGGCAAGAAGCTGACCTTCCGCGGCCAGGAGATCGAGGTCGAGGACGCCGCGACGGCCGATCCTTCTGGCCTGGACATCGCGTTGTTCTCGGCGGGCGCGACGATGTCGCGGGTACAGGCGCCGCGCTTCGCTGCCGCCGGTGCGGTGGTCGTCGACAACTCGTCGGCGTGGCGCAAGGACCCCGATGTGCCGCTGGTGGTGTCCGAGGTGAACTTCGCGCGTGACGCGGCAACGCGTCCCAAGGGCATCATCGCCAACCCGAACTGCACCACCATGGCGGCGATGCCGGTGCTCAAGCCGCTGCACGACGAGGCCGGCCTGACGCGGTTGATCGTGTCGAGCTACCAGGCGGTGTCCGGTACGGGCCTGGCCGGTGTGGAGGAGTTGGCCACCCAGGCGCGCGCGGTCATCGACGGTGTCGAGGAGCTGGTGCATGACGGTGGCGCGCTGACCTACCCCGCGCCGGTGAACTACGTCGCTCCCATCGCCTTCAACGTGGTGCCGCTGGCCGGCTCGCTGGTCGACGACGGCTCGGGGGAGACCGACGAGGATCAGAAGCTGCGCAACGAGAGCCGCAAGATCCTGGGCATCCCCGACCTGCTGGTGAGCGGAACGTGCGTGCGGGTGCCGGTTTTCACCGGGCACTCGTTGTCGATCAACGCCGAGTTCGCCCGGCCGATCTCGGCTGCGCGGGCGCGGGAGGTGCTGGCCGATGCGGCGGGCGTGAAGCTGGTCGACGTGCCGACGCCGCTGGCCGCCGCCGGTGCCGACGACTCACTGGTGGGCCGGATTCGGCAGGATGAGGGCGTGCCGGGCGGCCGCGGATTGGCGCTGTTCGTCTCGGGGGACAACCTCCGCAAGGGCGCTGCGCTCAACACCATTCAGATCGCCGAACTGCTCGCCGCTCAGCTCTGA
- a CDS encoding DUF4185 domain-containing protein translates to MRVGLAISSISVLALAVAAPVHADPPAPVPGPVLGPLAPGQAIRIGPAAGTGTPTRDYGIGATDLCEFMEFPSGILQVCGDSFAGQGVGFGGWYSPIALHVDTDSIGDPGGVRYDGVTGVYKPLLADPTPPGSSQLPAGVVQINRENYMLVTTTKSLVPATSRLVKANAAQGNWPTVPKSERSEEYAGGRQSQISGYYDPIPTPDSPSGWVFIVANDFDRSGPVELYRVTPQHFTDRSTWQAWSGLPGPDGGWGKAPTPLWNDAVGEMSVRQIDGKAVLSYFNATTGNMEVRVAAHPTGLGTAPVTTVVFAADWPDRPDDLPPPHDNRLAQPYGGYISPGSTIDEVRVFVSQWNTLPRGDNAPYRVIQFAVNPLKP, encoded by the coding sequence ATGCGGGTAGGCCTCGCCATTTCGTCGATCTCGGTGTTGGCCTTGGCGGTCGCCGCGCCGGTCCACGCGGATCCACCGGCTCCGGTGCCGGGCCCCGTGCTGGGGCCGCTGGCGCCTGGGCAGGCGATCCGGATCGGTCCGGCGGCTGGAACGGGAACGCCGACAAGGGATTACGGTATCGGCGCCACCGACCTGTGTGAGTTCATGGAGTTTCCGAGCGGGATCCTGCAGGTGTGCGGTGACAGCTTCGCGGGTCAGGGCGTCGGGTTCGGCGGCTGGTACTCGCCGATCGCCCTGCATGTCGACACCGATTCCATCGGGGACCCGGGCGGGGTGCGCTACGACGGGGTGACCGGCGTGTACAAACCACTGCTGGCTGACCCCACGCCGCCGGGTTCGTCGCAACTGCCCGCGGGCGTCGTCCAGATCAACCGCGAGAACTACATGCTCGTCACGACCACCAAGAGCCTGGTGCCCGCGACATCGCGACTGGTGAAGGCCAATGCGGCGCAGGGGAATTGGCCGACGGTGCCGAAGTCGGAGCGTTCCGAGGAATACGCAGGGGGCAGGCAGTCCCAGATCAGCGGGTACTACGACCCCATCCCCACACCCGACTCGCCCAGCGGGTGGGTCTTCATCGTGGCCAACGACTTCGACCGCAGCGGACCGGTCGAGCTGTATCGCGTGACACCGCAGCACTTCACCGATAGGAGCACCTGGCAGGCCTGGTCGGGGCTACCCGGGCCTGACGGCGGTTGGGGTAAGGCTCCGACACCGTTGTGGAATGACGCCGTCGGCGAGATGAGCGTGCGCCAGATCGATGGCAAGGCGGTCCTGTCGTACTTCAACGCGACCACCGGAAACATGGAGGTGCGGGTGGCCGCCCACCCGACGGGACTGGGCACCGCGCCGGTGACCACGGTGGTCTTCGCCGCGGACTGGCCCGACCGACCCGATGATCTGCCCCCGCCACACGACAACCGGCTCGCCCAGCCCTACGGCGGGTACATCTCGCCGGGCTCCACCATCGATGAGGTGCGGGTGTTCGTCAGCCAGTGGAACACCCTGCCCCGGGGTGACAACGCGCCATATCGCGTCATCCAGTTCGCGGTGAATCCGCTCAAGCCCTAG
- a CDS encoding CsbD family protein → MSFVDKAKNKVEDLGGQAKEAAGKASNDKSTENEGKADQVKANLKDAGEKVKDAFKK, encoded by the coding sequence ATGAGCTTTGTGGACAAGGCCAAGAACAAGGTCGAGGACCTCGGCGGCCAGGCCAAGGAAGCGGCCGGCAAGGCCTCCAACGACAAGAGCACCGAGAACGAGGGCAAGGCCGACCAGGTCAAGGCCAATCTCAAGGATGCGGGCGAGAAGGTCAAGGACGCCTTCAAGAAGTAG
- the egtA gene encoding ergothioneine biosynthesis glutamate--cysteine ligase EgtA has translation MTTTDTGRGLPRTKHADRELSSAASAALHIGGACLRDGPVGQVGLEVEAHCFDLTDPMRRPEWSELSDAIASVPKLPGGSAITVEPGGAVELSGPPLDGPLAAITAMRADRTVLAEAFARRGLGLVLLGADPLRPAARVNPGDRYRAMEQFFDASGTGAAGAAMMTSTASVQVNVDAGPRDGWVDRVRLAHALGPTMIAISANSPLLGAEFTGWRSARQRVWSQLDDARCGPVLGTTDDDPVNDWVHYALKAPVMLVHTPEAIPVTEWVPFADWADGTTRLGDRQPTEADLDYHLTTLFPPVRPRGFLEIRYLDSLPDDIWPAVVFTIVTLLDDPVAADIATAATESVATAWDRAAQIGLGDRRLRQAAVTCVAAAAERAPAELVPAMESLLAEVEHGRSPADRFCDRVVDHGIATAVVQLATEEA, from the coding sequence ATGACCACCACCGACACGGGCCGGGGTCTGCCGCGCACCAAGCACGCTGACCGCGAACTCTCCAGCGCCGCCAGCGCCGCCCTGCACATCGGTGGCGCATGCCTGCGTGACGGCCCCGTCGGACAGGTCGGCCTCGAGGTCGAGGCCCACTGTTTCGACCTGACCGATCCGATGCGGCGCCCTGAGTGGTCGGAACTGAGCGATGCCATCGCGTCGGTTCCCAAACTCCCCGGTGGCAGCGCCATCACCGTCGAACCGGGTGGCGCGGTCGAACTGTCCGGACCGCCGCTGGACGGGCCGCTCGCCGCGATCACCGCGATGCGCGCCGACCGCACCGTGCTGGCCGAGGCCTTCGCCCGCCGGGGCCTTGGCCTGGTTCTGCTGGGCGCCGATCCGCTGCGGCCCGCGGCCAGGGTCAACCCTGGGGACCGCTACCGCGCCATGGAGCAGTTCTTCGACGCCAGCGGCACCGGTGCCGCTGGCGCCGCCATGATGACGTCGACGGCCTCGGTGCAGGTGAACGTCGACGCCGGGCCGCGCGACGGCTGGGTGGATCGGGTGCGTCTCGCGCACGCATTGGGCCCGACGATGATCGCCATCTCCGCGAACTCGCCACTGCTGGGCGCCGAGTTCACGGGCTGGCGCAGCGCGCGGCAGCGGGTGTGGAGCCAACTCGACGATGCGCGGTGCGGTCCCGTCCTCGGCACCACCGACGACGACCCCGTCAATGACTGGGTCCACTACGCACTCAAGGCCCCGGTGATGCTGGTGCACACACCCGAGGCGATCCCGGTCACCGAGTGGGTCCCCTTCGCCGACTGGGCCGACGGCACGACGAGGCTCGGTGACCGCCAACCGACCGAGGCCGATCTCGACTACCACCTCACCACGCTCTTTCCGCCGGTGCGGCCCCGCGGCTTCCTGGAGATCCGTTACCTCGACAGCCTGCCCGACGACATCTGGCCGGCGGTGGTCTTCACCATCGTCACCCTGCTCGACGATCCGGTGGCAGCTGATATCGCCACCGCTGCAACCGAATCGGTGGCCACCGCGTGGGATCGGGCTGCGCAGATCGGGCTGGGCGACCGGCGTCTGCGCCAGGCGGCGGTCACATGTGTGGCTGCCGCCGCCGAGCGTGCGCCCGCGGAGCTTGTTCCCGCGATGGAGAGCCTGCTCGCCGAGGTCGAGCACGGCCGCAGCCCCGCCGACCGCTTCTGCGACCGCGTCGTCGACCACGGAATCGCCACGGCGGTAGTGCAACTGGCGACGGAGGAGGCATGA
- a CDS encoding aspartate kinase — translation MALVVQKYGGSSVADADRIRRVAERIVETKKAGNDVVVVVSAMGDTTDDLLDLARQVNPAPPAREMDMLLTAGERISNALVAMAISSLGAEARSFTGSQAGVVTTGTHGNAKIIDVTPGRLREALDEGLIVLVAGFQGVSQDSKDVTTLGRGGSDTTAVALAAALGADVCEIYTDVDGIFTADPRIVPNARQLDTVSFEEMLEMAAAGAKVLMLRCVEYARRYDVPIHVRSSYSDKPGTLVKGSMEDIPMEDAILTGVAHDRGEAKVTVVGLPDVPGYAAQVFRAVADADVNIDMVLQNISKVEDGKTDITFTCSRESGPGAVEKLTALKDAIGFTAVLYDDHIGKVSLVGAGMRSHPGVTATFCETLAAVGVNIDLISTSEIRISVLVKDTELDKAVAALHEAFGLGGEEEAVVYAGSGI, via the coding sequence GTGGCGCTCGTCGTCCAGAAGTACGGCGGATCCTCGGTGGCCGACGCCGATCGGATTCGGCGCGTCGCTGAGCGCATCGTCGAAACCAAGAAGGCCGGCAACGACGTCGTCGTGGTGGTCTCCGCGATGGGTGACACCACCGACGACCTGCTCGACCTGGCCCGCCAGGTCAACCCCGCCCCACCCGCCCGCGAGATGGACATGCTGCTCACCGCTGGTGAGCGGATCTCCAACGCCCTGGTTGCGATGGCCATCTCGTCGCTCGGTGCCGAGGCGCGGTCGTTCACCGGCTCGCAGGCAGGCGTGGTCACCACCGGCACCCACGGCAACGCCAAGATCATCGACGTCACACCCGGCAGGCTGCGCGAGGCTCTCGACGAGGGCCTGATCGTGCTGGTCGCCGGCTTCCAGGGCGTGAGCCAGGACAGCAAGGACGTCACGACGCTGGGTCGCGGCGGATCGGACACCACCGCCGTGGCACTGGCCGCCGCCCTGGGCGCCGACGTGTGCGAGATCTACACCGACGTCGACGGCATCTTCACCGCCGACCCGCGCATCGTGCCCAACGCGCGGCAGCTGGACACCGTCAGCTTCGAGGAGATGCTCGAGATGGCAGCGGCAGGCGCCAAGGTGCTGATGCTGCGCTGCGTGGAATACGCCCGCCGCTACGACGTTCCGATTCACGTCCGGTCGTCGTACTCCGACAAGCCGGGCACGCTCGTAAAAGGATCGATGGAGGACATCCCCATGGAAGACGCCATTCTCACCGGGGTAGCCCATGACCGCGGCGAGGCGAAGGTGACCGTCGTCGGTCTGCCCGACGTTCCCGGTTACGCCGCGCAGGTGTTCCGCGCGGTCGCCGATGCCGATGTGAACATCGACATGGTGCTGCAGAACATCTCCAAGGTTGAGGACGGCAAGACCGACATCACCTTCACCTGTTCACGCGAGAGCGGGCCGGGTGCGGTCGAGAAGCTCACCGCCCTCAAGGACGCCATCGGCTTCACCGCCGTGCTCTACGACGACCACATCGGCAAGGTGTCGTTGGTCGGCGCCGGCATGCGCAGCCACCCCGGCGTCACCGCCACGTTCTGCGAGACGCTGGCCGCGGTCGGCGTCAACATCGATCTGATCTCGACATCGGAGATCCGAATCTCGGTGCTGGTCAAGGACACGGAGTTGGACAAGGCCGTCGCGGCACTGCACGAGGCCTTCGGGCTCGGTGGTGAGGAAGAGGCGGTCGTGTACGCGGGAAGCGGTATCTAG
- the egtB gene encoding ergothioneine biosynthesis protein EgtB, producing MTARDVLARELTLARERTLRLVSFDDAELHRQYDPLMSPLVWDLAHIGQQEELWLLRAGDPNRPGMLPRAVEGLYDAFEHSRASRVDLPLMPPTDARSYCETVRAKALDALDALPGDAFDPTDSMADPAFSYALVISHENQHDETMLAALNLRSGPPILDPGTPLPAGRAGVAGTSVLIPGGPFLLGVDGGTEPYSLDNERPAHIVDVPAFRIGRVPVTNAEWREFIDDGGYREPRWWSSAGWAHRREANLTAPMFWNDGVHKGTRIRFGHVEDVPGDEPVQHVGYYEAEAYAAWAGARLPTEVEWEKAAAWDPVSGTRRRFPWGASEPTAQLANLGGDALRPAPVGAYPAGASAYGAEQMLGDVWEWTSSTLRPWPNFTPMIYDRYSQPFFDGAGGGEYRVLRGGAWSVGAGIVRPSFRNWDHPIRRQIFCGVRLAWDAA from the coding sequence ATGACCGCCCGCGACGTGCTCGCGCGTGAGCTGACGCTGGCGCGCGAGCGGACCCTGCGGCTGGTGTCCTTCGATGACGCCGAGCTGCACCGCCAGTACGACCCACTGATGAGCCCGCTGGTGTGGGATCTCGCGCATATCGGCCAGCAGGAGGAACTCTGGCTGCTGCGCGCCGGTGATCCCAACCGGCCGGGCATGCTGCCGCGCGCCGTCGAGGGGCTCTACGACGCGTTCGAGCACTCCCGGGCCAGCCGGGTGGACCTGCCGCTGATGCCGCCCACCGACGCGCGCTCCTACTGCGAGACCGTCCGCGCCAAGGCACTCGATGCGCTCGACGCCCTGCCCGGGGACGCATTCGACCCGACGGACTCGATGGCCGACCCGGCGTTCTCGTACGCGCTGGTGATCAGCCACGAGAACCAGCACGACGAGACCATGCTGGCGGCGCTCAACCTGCGGTCCGGACCCCCGATCCTGGACCCGGGCACACCGTTGCCCGCGGGCCGGGCGGGTGTTGCCGGGACGTCGGTGCTGATCCCCGGTGGCCCGTTCCTGCTCGGCGTCGACGGCGGTACCGAACCGTACTCCCTGGACAACGAGCGCCCCGCCCACATCGTGGACGTGCCCGCCTTCCGAATCGGGCGCGTGCCGGTCACCAACGCCGAATGGCGGGAGTTCATCGACGACGGCGGCTACCGCGAGCCGCGCTGGTGGTCGAGTGCTGGCTGGGCGCACCGGCGGGAGGCGAATCTGACGGCGCCGATGTTCTGGAACGACGGCGTGCACAAGGGCACGCGCATCCGGTTCGGCCACGTCGAGGACGTGCCCGGCGACGAGCCCGTACAGCACGTCGGCTACTACGAGGCGGAGGCCTATGCGGCGTGGGCGGGTGCCCGGCTGCCCACCGAGGTGGAATGGGAGAAGGCCGCCGCCTGGGACCCCGTCTCCGGTACGCGTCGCCGATTCCCCTGGGGTGCTTCAGAACCGACCGCGCAACTGGCGAACCTCGGTGGCGACGCGCTTCGCCCCGCACCTGTCGGCGCCTACCCCGCCGGCGCCTCGGCGTACGGCGCGGAGCAGATGCTCGGCGACGTGTGGGAGTGGACATCCTCGACGCTGCGGCCGTGGCCCAACTTCACGCCGATGATCTACGACCGGTACTCGCAACCCTTCTTCGACGGCGCAGGCGGCGGCGAGTATCGGGTGCTGCGCGGCGGCGCGTGGTCGGTCGGGGCGGGCATCGTGCGGCCCAGCTTCCGCAACTGGGATCACCCGATTCGCCGGCAGATATTCTGCGGTGTCCGCCTGGCGTGGGACGCCGCCTGA
- the egtD gene encoding L-histidine N(alpha)-methyltransferase: MTLSLSNYLAADSAANALRRDVRDGLTRTPKSLPPKWFYDSVGSDLFDQITRLPEYYPTRTEAQILRAHAADVAAASGADTLVELGSGTSEKTRILLDAMSEAGSLRRFIPFDVDAGVLEAAGAAIGAEYPGVEVDAVCGDFEEHLEKIPTGGRRLVVFLGSTIGNLTPGPRAEFLAALARTLAPGDALLLGTDLVKDTERLVRAYDDAAGVTARFNLNVLAVVNRELDADFDLAAFEHVARWNADDERIEMWLRARTAQRVHVGAVDLTVDFAAGEEMLTEVSSKFRPEGVEAELAAAGLRRTHWWTDPAGDFGLSLSAL, encoded by the coding sequence ATGACGCTGTCCCTGTCGAACTACCTCGCCGCGGACTCCGCCGCGAACGCGCTGCGACGCGATGTTCGCGACGGGCTCACGAGGACCCCGAAGTCGTTGCCGCCGAAGTGGTTCTACGACTCGGTCGGCAGCGACCTGTTCGACCAGATCACCCGGCTGCCCGAGTACTACCCGACGCGCACCGAGGCGCAGATCCTGCGGGCCCACGCGGCCGACGTGGCGGCGGCCTCCGGTGCGGACACGCTCGTGGAACTCGGCAGCGGCACGTCGGAGAAGACGCGCATCCTGCTCGACGCGATGAGCGAGGCCGGATCCCTGCGCAGGTTCATCCCGTTCGACGTTGACGCCGGTGTGCTCGAGGCGGCCGGCGCGGCGATCGGCGCCGAGTACCCCGGGGTGGAGGTCGATGCGGTGTGCGGTGACTTCGAGGAGCACCTCGAGAAGATCCCGACCGGCGGCCGTCGACTGGTCGTGTTCCTCGGGTCGACCATCGGCAACCTGACTCCAGGCCCGCGCGCGGAGTTCCTCGCTGCGCTGGCACGGACTCTCGCACCCGGTGACGCGCTGCTGCTGGGTACCGACCTGGTCAAGGACACCGAGAGATTGGTCAGGGCCTATGACGACGCGGCCGGCGTCACGGCCAGGTTCAACCTCAACGTGCTGGCGGTGGTCAACCGCGAGTTGGACGCCGACTTCGACCTGGCCGCCTTCGAACATGTCGCCCGGTGGAACGCTGACGACGAGCGAATCGAGATGTGGCTGCGCGCCCGCACCGCGCAGCGCGTACACGTTGGCGCAGTGGATCTCACGGTCGATTTCGCCGCAGGGGAGGAGATGCTGACCGAGGTGTCCTCCAAGTTCCGGCCCGAGGGTGTGGAGGCCGAGTTGGCGGCGGCCGGGCTGCGTCGTACCCACTGGTGGACCGACCCCGCGGGCGACTTCGGCCTGTCGCTGTCGGCACTGTGA
- a CDS encoding sensor domain-containing protein, which produces MRRAAIAAMTGLCTAAALAAPASARPSDPGVVSYAVLGKGSVGNIVGAPMGWESTFTAPFQGFWVDTPVCNNWADIGLPDVYADPDLASFSGAVAQRAANDDTHMVKQAVGVFATNDAATRAFGRVNDRTVGCSGQTTTMHMDDFVNEVWTFTGGPPDGNDAVWMKQEAGTDRRCFTQTRLRENVLLQAKVCQPGNGGPAVNVLAGAMQNSLGQ; this is translated from the coding sequence ATGCGTCGTGCCGCCATCGCCGCGATGACGGGCCTGTGCACCGCCGCCGCGTTGGCGGCACCGGCGAGCGCACGACCATCGGACCCCGGGGTGGTGTCGTACGCCGTGCTCGGCAAGGGCTCGGTCGGCAATATCGTCGGTGCGCCAATGGGCTGGGAGTCGACGTTCACCGCGCCGTTCCAGGGGTTCTGGGTCGACACCCCGGTGTGCAACAACTGGGCCGATATCGGGCTGCCCGACGTGTACGCCGACCCCGACCTGGCGTCGTTCAGCGGTGCGGTCGCTCAGCGCGCCGCCAACGATGACACGCACATGGTCAAACAGGCTGTCGGGGTGTTCGCCACGAATGACGCCGCCACCCGGGCGTTCGGCCGGGTCAACGACAGAACCGTGGGGTGTTCGGGCCAGACCACCACGATGCACATGGACGATTTCGTCAACGAGGTCTGGACTTTCACCGGAGGTCCTCCCGACGGCAACGACGCCGTGTGGATGAAGCAGGAAGCGGGTACAGACCGTCGGTGCTTCACTCAGACCCGGCTGCGCGAGAACGTTCTGCTGCAAGCGAAAGTCTGTCAACCTGGCAATGGTGGGCCGGCGGTGAACGTACTGGCCGGAGCGATGCAGAACAGCCTCGGGCAGTAG
- a CDS encoding organic hydroperoxide resistance protein, whose product MSIEVVYTAESTASGGGRDGHVKSTDGKIDLDTRPPKEMGGSGEGVNPELLFSAGYAACFLGALRLVARTEKIAIDDASGITAQIGFGKDSEGGFGLTAHLIGYLPGLEQSAADDLMQKAHGVCPYSKATRGNIDVKLSAKV is encoded by the coding sequence ATGAGCATCGAAGTCGTCTACACCGCAGAGTCCACCGCGTCGGGCGGAGGCCGTGACGGCCACGTCAAGTCCACCGACGGGAAGATCGATCTCGACACCCGCCCGCCCAAGGAGATGGGCGGCAGCGGCGAGGGCGTGAACCCCGAACTGCTGTTCTCGGCGGGCTACGCCGCGTGCTTCCTCGGCGCACTGCGCCTGGTCGCGCGCACCGAGAAGATCGCCATCGACGACGCCAGCGGTATCACCGCGCAGATCGGGTTCGGCAAGGACTCCGAGGGTGGGTTCGGCCTCACCGCCCATCTCATCGGCTACCTGCCAGGCCTCGAGCAGAGCGCCGCCGACGATCTCATGCAGAAGGCGCACGGTGTGTGCCCGTACTCCAAGGCCACCCGCGGAAACATCGACGTCAAGCTGTCGGCGAAGGTCTGA